A part of candidate division TA06 bacterium genomic DNA contains:
- the polX gene encoding DNA polymerase/3'-5' exonuclease PolX, with translation MKNRQIAELFERIADALELKGESVFRINAYRKAGRVLRDLTNDIEELHSEGKLKEIPGIGEGISRKIDEYLTTGKMTKYVEVTAGIGEELLDLLGVQGLGPKTLALAHEKLGVKNLDDLKKVIEDGSLAHLPGMGEKKTENIGKGIDLFEKAKGRIPLGKAVPIALRIVDAMKSRKGLKDISPAGSLRRMAETVGDIDILATGARRSEIMKGFTQLPFVTDILARGSTKGSVMIDDETQVDLRVVKTAAFGAALQYFTGSKAHNVKLRTMARERGLKLSEYGIFKGERRIAGVREEDVYRALGLPWIPPELREDRGEVEAAQSGGLPELVEKEDILGDLHVHSSYSDGNASIEDLAASAKKLGLKYIAICDHSKYAKYAGGIDEETLRRQTKEIDELNEKLKGFRILKGIEIDILRDGSLDFADEILEKLDIVVASIHSGFRQNVTHRMIRAMQNPHVDVICHPTGRLISRREGYEVDIQAVMKAAAETRTALEINAYFDRLDLNDLNAKKAKEMGVKMSIGTDSHSVETLWYVSLGVGVARRGWLEKKDLLNTLKADHLLRRRK, from the coding sequence ATGAAGAACCGTCAGATAGCCGAACTCTTCGAGAGGATTGCTGACGCTCTAGAATTGAAAGGGGAGAGTGTCTTCCGCATCAATGCTTATAGAAAAGCGGGGAGGGTTCTCAGGGATCTGACCAACGATATTGAAGAACTCCACTCCGAAGGAAAGCTTAAGGAAATCCCCGGGATAGGAGAGGGCATCTCCAGGAAGATTGATGAATATTTGACGACAGGAAAGATGACCAAGTACGTGGAAGTAACTGCCGGAATCGGGGAGGAACTGCTTGACCTTCTGGGTGTACAGGGGCTGGGTCCAAAGACATTAGCACTGGCACACGAGAAGCTGGGTGTCAAGAACCTGGATGATCTAAAGAAAGTCATAGAAGATGGGAGTCTTGCCCATTTGCCAGGCATGGGTGAGAAAAAAACAGAAAACATAGGGAAAGGGATTGATCTGTTCGAGAAGGCGAAAGGGAGAATACCTCTAGGAAAAGCAGTTCCCATCGCTCTCAGGATAGTGGATGCCATGAAATCCCGGAAGGGCCTCAAGGATATTTCACCCGCCGGCTCACTGCGAAGGATGGCCGAGACAGTGGGCGATATTGATATTCTTGCCACAGGGGCCAGGCGGTCGGAGATTATGAAGGGCTTTACACAGCTTCCATTCGTTACGGATATTCTAGCCAGGGGAAGCACCAAAGGGTCAGTCATGATTGATGATGAGACGCAGGTCGATCTGAGAGTTGTGAAAACGGCCGCCTTTGGAGCCGCCCTTCAATACTTCACCGGGTCCAAAGCTCACAATGTGAAGCTGCGGACTATGGCGAGGGAAAGAGGGCTAAAGCTGAGTGAATACGGGATCTTCAAGGGAGAAAGAAGGATCGCAGGAGTCAGGGAGGAGGATGTATATAGAGCTCTCGGGCTCCCATGGATTCCTCCTGAATTGAGGGAGGACAGAGGAGAGGTGGAGGCGGCTCAGAGTGGAGGACTTCCAGAGCTGGTGGAGAAAGAGGACATTCTCGGAGACCTCCACGTTCATTCCTCGTATTCTGATGGGAACGCGTCCATTGAGGACTTGGCGGCTTCTGCAAAGAAGCTCGGGCTGAAATACATAGCCATTTGTGATCACTCGAAGTATGCAAAGTATGCGGGCGGTATTGACGAAGAAACTCTACGCAGACAGACTAAAGAGATTGACGAGCTTAACGAGAAGCTTAAGGGGTTTAGAATACTCAAGGGGATAGAAATTGACATTCTCAGAGATGGGTCACTCGACTTTGCCGATGAGATCTTGGAAAAACTTGACATAGTGGTCGCGTCAATCCATTCAGGTTTCAGGCAAAACGTTACTCACAGAATGATAAGAGCAATGCAGAACCCACATGTGGATGTGATTTGTCATCCCACCGGAAGGTTGATCTCCCGAAGAGAAGGTTATGAAGTTGACATCCAGGCAGTGATGAAAGCGGCGGCAGAAACCCGGACCGCACTTGAGATAAACGCCTATTTCGACAGGCTGGACCTCAATGATTTGAACGCGAAGAAAGCAAAAGAGATGGGAGTCAAGATGTCAATAGGGACAGATTCTCATAGCGTGGAGACTCTATGGTATGTCAGTCTTGGCGTGGGTGTTGCCAGAAGGGGCTGGCTTGAGAAGAAAGATTTATTGAACACCCTTAAGGCAGACCATCTGCTGCGGAGAAGGAAATGA
- a CDS encoding histone deacetylase, translating to MVKYVYSARYGVDFQGHVFPAEKYRLIYNSLKKLGSLDNSRVCEPRMPTKEDLLLALTPEYLEDLLGLRWASSTVRSEMALTAEIVEFSRLTVGGTILACVEAMRCGIGFHIGGGFHHAFPDHAEGFCYMNDIAVAVRKMQNEEIAKKLAVIDCDLHQGNGTAYIFLDDPDVFTFSIHQEDLYPIKQRSDLDVGLDYFAGDQEYLEKIRFHVPRIMDSHNPDLMVYVAGADPYEGDKLGTLQLSKEGLKERDTIVIQSARERDIPVAVVLAGGYAANTMDTVEIHVNTCLVCEKIEHSGKTN from the coding sequence TTGGTGAAGTATGTGTATTCTGCGAGGTACGGCGTTGACTTTCAGGGCCATGTGTTTCCTGCTGAAAAGTACAGACTCATATACAACTCGCTGAAAAAACTCGGATCTCTTGACAATTCCAGAGTGTGTGAGCCCCGAATGCCCACCAAAGAAGACTTACTCCTCGCTCTCACACCCGAGTATCTTGAGGATCTTTTAGGTCTCAGATGGGCTTCTTCAACAGTCCGTTCCGAAATGGCTCTCACGGCCGAGATAGTTGAGTTCTCCAGACTGACGGTGGGAGGAACCATCCTTGCCTGCGTTGAGGCTATGAGGTGTGGGATCGGATTCCACATAGGGGGAGGTTTCCATCATGCCTTTCCCGACCACGCGGAAGGTTTCTGCTACATGAACGACATTGCGGTAGCCGTACGCAAGATGCAGAACGAGGAAATCGCAAAGAAGCTTGCAGTCATCGACTGTGACCTGCACCAGGGGAATGGGACTGCTTACATTTTTCTCGATGATCCGGATGTGTTCACCTTTTCGATTCATCAGGAAGACCTTTACCCCATAAAGCAGAGAAGCGATCTGGATGTAGGACTTGACTATTTCGCAGGTGACCAGGAATATCTTGAGAAGATCCGATTTCATGTACCCAGGATTATGGACAGCCACAATCCGGATTTGATGGTGTATGTTGCAGGTGCGGACCCGTATGAGGGAGACAAGCTTGGTACACTGCAGTTGAGCAAAGAGGGGTTGAAAGAGAGGGATACAATCGTGATTCAGTCTGCAAGAGAAAGGGATATTCCTGTGGCAGTTGTTCTTGCTGGGGGGTACGCAGCAAACACCATGGATACGGTCGAAATACACGTGAATACGTGCCTGGTTTGTGAAAAAATTGAACATTCGGGAAAGACGAACTAA
- a CDS encoding aminomethyl-transferring glycine dehydrogenase subunit GcvPA produces MPFIPNTDEDRRKMLERIGVADFASLLQDIPEELRLKSRLDLPEPLSEMEVRRAADSLSRKNVSQENAVSFMGAGVYDHYIPSVIDKIVSRAEYYTAYTPYQPEVSQGTLQVIYEYQSMICELTGMEVSNASMYDGASALAEAALMGRSINGREEIILASTIHPRYRSAVKTYLHHLCCLIEIPHESGVSDLDYMSDKVGDNTCAIVVQQPNFFGCLEDVFEMAKMAHDAGAVLISCVDPVSLGVIAPPGDYGADIAVGEGQPLGLPSSFGGPFLGIFASKSEHVRKMPGRLVGRTTDLDGQEGFVLTLQTREQHIRRERATSNICTNEALCALSSCVYLALMGKQGLCDAAKLCMEKSHYLAERISELDGFQLPFSAPFFKEFAVKCPIHPEKFIASLVEKGFIPGVPLGRFDSSLSDMLLLAVTEKRTKQEMDSLVSLLREGPD; encoded by the coding sequence ATGCCGTTCATACCAAACACAGACGAAGATAGAAGAAAAATGCTGGAGCGGATTGGAGTTGCCGACTTCGCTTCTCTGCTCCAAGACATCCCTGAGGAATTGAGGTTGAAATCCCGCCTGGACCTCCCGGAACCTCTCTCAGAGATGGAGGTTAGAAGAGCGGCCGATTCCCTATCCCGGAAGAATGTGAGTCAAGAAAATGCCGTCTCCTTTATGGGTGCTGGAGTTTACGACCACTACATCCCCAGCGTGATTGACAAGATAGTGTCCAGGGCTGAATACTATACAGCGTACACTCCCTATCAGCCTGAGGTGAGCCAGGGTACCCTGCAAGTGATATACGAATACCAGTCTATGATATGTGAACTGACCGGTATGGAGGTCTCCAATGCAAGCATGTATGATGGAGCCTCTGCCCTGGCCGAAGCTGCTCTCATGGGTAGATCAATAAACGGAAGGGAAGAGATAATCCTTGCGTCCACCATACATCCACGCTACAGGAGCGCAGTCAAGACCTATCTCCACCATCTTTGCTGCTTGATTGAAATACCACATGAGAGTGGTGTTTCAGATTTGGACTATATGTCCGACAAAGTTGGTGACAACACTTGTGCGATTGTCGTTCAGCAACCCAACTTCTTCGGCTGTTTGGAAGACGTCTTTGAAATGGCGAAGATGGCGCATGATGCGGGTGCAGTGTTAATCAGTTGCGTTGATCCAGTCTCCCTCGGGGTGATTGCGCCACCGGGAGACTACGGGGCAGACATAGCTGTAGGTGAAGGACAGCCTCTGGGTCTCCCTTCAAGCTTTGGTGGTCCGTTTCTGGGGATATTCGCCAGCAAAAGTGAGCACGTGCGGAAAATGCCCGGAAGGCTTGTGGGAAGAACAACAGATCTTGATGGCCAGGAGGGTTTTGTGCTGACTCTTCAGACGAGGGAACAGCACATCAGAAGAGAGAGAGCCACATCAAACATATGCACCAATGAAGCCCTTTGTGCTCTTTCCTCATGTGTTTACCTTGCGCTTATGGGAAAACAGGGACTGTGTGATGCAGCGAAGCTTTGCATGGAGAAAAGCCACTACCTGGCAGAGCGTATTTCGGAACTGGACGGTTTTCAGCTTCCTTTCTCTGCCCCCTTTTTCAAGGAATTTGCAGTGAAGTGCCCCATCCATCCTGAGAAGTTCATCGCTTCGCTCGTGGAAAAGGGGTTCATCCCCGGTGTTCCTTTAGGAAGATTCGACAGCTCGCTGTCGGATATGCTTCTTCTGGCAGTAACTGAGAAGAGGACAAAACAGGAGATGGATTCCCTGGTTTCCTTGTTGAGGGAGGGGCCAGACTAG
- the gcvH gene encoding glycine cleavage system protein GcvH, which yields MSKIPPELKYTREHEWARIDGDIAVAGISDYAQNELSDVVYVELPKVGSKVKMSEKCGTIEAVKAVVDLLAVVSGEIVEINQSLSTSPELVNSDPYGEGWMLKIKMDNPPETGSLLSAEDYGKLTKETGH from the coding sequence ATGAGTAAGATACCCCCGGAGCTGAAGTATACGAGAGAACATGAGTGGGCGAGAATCGATGGCGACATTGCAGTGGCCGGGATATCCGACTATGCACAGAATGAGCTCTCAGATGTTGTGTATGTTGAGCTTCCCAAGGTCGGAAGCAAAGTCAAGATGAGCGAAAAGTGTGGCACGATAGAAGCAGTGAAAGCTGTGGTAGACTTGCTCGCCGTGGTAAGTGGAGAGATAGTGGAGATAAACCAATCTCTTTCTACCTCGCCTGAGCTGGTCAACTCAGATCCCTATGGAGAAGGGTGGATGTTGAAGATAAAGATGGACAATCCACCGGAGACTGGTTCTCTTCTTTCCGCCGAGGACTATGGCAAATTGACCAAAGAAACCGGGCACTAA
- the gcvT gene encoding glycine cleavage system aminomethyltransferase GcvT produces MPRRTALYDRHVRLGGKMVKFAGFEMPVAYQKGIMSEAKRVRSTAGLFDVSHMGEIEITGSDALEFLSKIITNDAASLNEFQVQYTCMCYPDGGIVDDLLVYRLRDKYLLVVNAANTMNDLEWIVDYKLGFAGTVSIENTSNSISQLALQGPDSQRILGKLVDLDLEEIKYYYCQYTKVAGKEVLVSRTGYTGEDGFEIYSNVDDAGLLWDAILEAGNESEIEPVALGARDLLRLEMGYCLYGYDIDETTTPLEARLGWVTKLKKDEFVGKDALVKQKEGGLKRRLVSFEVKGKAIARQGYSILSDGRRIGDVTSGNFSPNIEKSIGMGYVELGLEAEGTGIEIDVRGKSVEGVIINSPFVKSTSLKR; encoded by the coding sequence ATGCCTAGGAGAACTGCCCTTTATGATAGGCACGTAAGACTTGGCGGCAAGATGGTCAAGTTCGCCGGGTTTGAGATGCCTGTGGCTTATCAGAAGGGGATCATGTCTGAGGCAAAAAGGGTGAGATCCACTGCCGGACTCTTTGATGTATCACACATGGGCGAAATAGAAATCACCGGGAGTGATGCCCTCGAGTTTTTGAGCAAGATAATAACGAACGACGCAGCCAGTCTGAATGAGTTTCAGGTGCAGTACACCTGCATGTGTTATCCAGACGGAGGGATAGTTGATGATCTGCTGGTGTACAGGCTGCGTGACAAATACCTCCTGGTGGTGAATGCAGCAAACACTATGAATGACCTCGAATGGATAGTGGATTACAAGCTCGGCTTTGCCGGCACAGTATCTATTGAAAACACCAGCAACAGTATTTCACAACTCGCTCTTCAGGGCCCTGATTCTCAGCGGATCCTGGGCAAGCTCGTAGATCTTGATTTGGAAGAGATCAAATACTACTACTGCCAATATACAAAGGTGGCCGGGAAGGAGGTGTTGGTCTCCAGAACTGGATACACGGGAGAGGATGGCTTTGAAATCTACTCGAATGTAGACGATGCAGGCCTTCTCTGGGATGCAATTCTGGAGGCGGGTAATGAGAGTGAGATTGAGCCGGTTGCTCTGGGTGCGCGTGATCTTTTGAGGCTGGAGATGGGGTACTGCCTGTATGGTTACGACATAGATGAGACGACCACCCCTCTAGAAGCACGGCTTGGTTGGGTGACGAAGTTGAAGAAGGATGAGTTCGTGGGTAAAGACGCTCTTGTCAAGCAGAAGGAAGGTGGCTTAAAGAGAAGACTCGTCTCATTCGAAGTGAAGGGCAAGGCCATTGCCAGACAGGGTTATTCCATCCTTTCTGACGGGAGAAGGATAGGCGATGTGACAAGCGGGAACTTCTCCCCAAATATCGAGAAGTCGATTGGGATGGGATATGTTGAATTAGGTCTGGAGGCTGAGGGGACCGGGATCGAAATCGACGTAAGGGGAAAATCAGTGGAAGGAGTGATAATCAACTCACCATTCGTCAAGAGCACATCTCTCAAGAGATGA